Proteins encoded together in one Lysinibacter cavernae window:
- a CDS encoding sugar ABC transporter substrate-binding protein, with protein sequence MTIKRHITKAIIAGVAILSLSACGSVNDGGSSAAGEKKGASDVKIGFLQKQQDAPYFSAMVEMAKDQAKAGGFEVLVQDAAGDPVTQLNQAQTMLSQGVDAIVVNAISPNTQKAQLDQIAQEIPVIFVDTGIPDVGVTAVTSDNSEIGKLSGELTAKRFVGEGKKSISVAILNGGPNDEIVGPQRQQGFLDGLEEGGVTYDIVGSAPAFWAQDKAVPAAESLLAANPTVDLILGLNDSMALGALTVLKDQGNTTTLVAASSDGQKEALRIMKEDGCSGQYVSTGLNSPSLASERAFEIALQLATGEKVASDFKPEEFTKAAGIDCNNVADFYDADSIF encoded by the coding sequence ATGACAATCAAACGACACATCACTAAAGCAATCATCGCCGGAGTCGCGATTCTCTCACTGAGCGCTTGTGGCTCGGTCAACGACGGTGGCAGCAGCGCGGCCGGCGAGAAGAAGGGCGCATCCGACGTGAAGATCGGGTTCCTGCAGAAGCAGCAGGACGCCCCATACTTCTCGGCAATGGTTGAGATGGCGAAGGACCAGGCGAAGGCCGGTGGGTTCGAGGTGCTCGTGCAGGATGCGGCGGGAGACCCCGTCACACAGCTCAACCAGGCGCAGACAATGCTCTCGCAGGGTGTTGACGCAATCGTGGTCAACGCGATCAGCCCAAACACGCAGAAGGCGCAGCTTGACCAGATTGCGCAGGAAATCCCCGTGATCTTCGTTGACACCGGAATCCCAGACGTTGGCGTCACCGCCGTGACCTCTGATAACTCAGAGATTGGGAAACTCTCTGGTGAGCTGACGGCAAAGCGTTTTGTCGGCGAAGGCAAAAAGAGCATCTCTGTCGCCATCTTGAACGGTGGGCCAAACGACGAAATCGTTGGGCCGCAGCGTCAACAGGGCTTCCTCGATGGGCTTGAGGAAGGCGGGGTCACCTATGACATCGTTGGAAGCGCTCCCGCGTTCTGGGCACAGGACAAGGCAGTACCTGCCGCTGAATCGCTGCTCGCGGCCAACCCAACGGTTGACCTCATCCTCGGCCTGAACGATTCGATGGCGCTGGGAGCTTTGACCGTGCTCAAGGACCAGGGCAACACCACAACGCTTGTTGCCGCTTCGTCTGACGGACAGAAGGAAGCGCTGCGCATCATGAAGGAAGACGGCTGCAGCGGCCAGTATGTCTCGACCGGCCTGAACTCGCCGTCGCTCGCTTCGGAGCGCGCGTTCGAGATCGCGCTCCAGCTGGCAACCGGTGAAAAGGTCGCAAGCGACTTCAAGCCAGAAGAGTTCACCAAGGCTGCAGGCATCGACTGCAACAACGTAGCCGACTTCTACGACGCAGACAGCATCTTCTAA
- a CDS encoding ABC transporter permease has translation MTTSSTSTVTADATPRFDLRGLGNWAKTQYALYILIALLIVAAFATDSFFTTRNLANLILQVSVIGIVTLAQFLIVLTGGIDISVGSVVALAGVLAAGMWGGSNVILAILVAVIVGGIIGTATGYLVAFRKLEPFIVTLGMMALARGLVYAYTEGVPAMPEASNFRDIATSTVLGFPVIGIIWLALAVIIAFVVRRTVFGRRIYAIGSSKEAARAAGIPVKGTLVAVYALAGLLVGFAGFLLAARVGAGTPTAGTLYELDSIAAVVIGGASLAGGKGRVFGAVVGTLIFGVISNLLVLLNVSTYMQDAFRGALILFAIVLTTIQFSKRRKASSSQTPA, from the coding sequence ATGACAACATCATCAACTTCAACCGTCACGGCAGACGCCACGCCTCGGTTTGACCTGAGAGGGCTTGGTAACTGGGCAAAGACGCAGTACGCGCTGTACATTCTCATCGCGCTCCTCATCGTTGCTGCCTTTGCAACTGACTCGTTCTTTACAACTCGAAACCTTGCCAACCTCATCCTGCAGGTGTCGGTCATCGGTATTGTCACGCTTGCACAGTTTCTGATCGTGCTCACGGGCGGCATCGACATTAGCGTCGGTTCAGTAGTCGCCCTTGCCGGCGTGCTCGCGGCTGGCATGTGGGGCGGTTCAAACGTCATCCTTGCCATCCTGGTTGCCGTTATCGTCGGTGGCATTATTGGTACCGCCACTGGATATCTTGTTGCGTTCCGGAAACTTGAACCGTTTATTGTGACCCTCGGAATGATGGCCCTCGCGCGCGGACTGGTATACGCCTACACCGAGGGCGTCCCCGCAATGCCAGAAGCAAGCAACTTCCGCGATATTGCCACCTCGACCGTGCTCGGCTTCCCGGTCATCGGAATCATCTGGCTAGCACTCGCCGTGATTATCGCCTTTGTTGTGCGCCGCACGGTCTTCGGCCGCCGCATCTACGCAATCGGGAGCAGCAAAGAAGCCGCACGTGCCGCGGGCATCCCCGTCAAGGGAACGCTTGTGGCGGTATATGCCCTTGCCGGCCTCCTCGTTGGCTTTGCCGGATTCTTGCTTGCCGCCCGCGTTGGCGCTGGAACGCCTACGGCAGGAACGCTTTACGAGCTTGACTCCATTGCCGCAGTTGTGATCGGTGGGGCGAGCCTTGCCGGTGGAAAGGGCCGGGTCTTTGGGGCCGTCGTTGGAACTCTCATCTTCGGTGTGATCTCCAACCTGCTCGTGCTCCTCAACGTCTCCACCTACATGCAGGATGCCTTCCGTGGCGCGCTCATCCTGTTTGCCATTGTGCTCACCACGATCCAGTTTTCCAAGAGGAGGAAAGCCAGCAGCAGTCAAACCCCCGCCTAA
- a CDS encoding sugar ABC transporter ATP-binding protein: METLSQRNGPGTAVPVSGRTVVAMTHEQRSDAAFIINNVSKAYPGVQALDGVSLEGYPGEVLAICGANGAGKSTLAKLLAGQEVPTDGSITIRDYAGQVRSPADAEEAGILLMHQEPLIIDEFTVEENVWLRELSSANRTKPWNLSKGGRAEKTREALTIVGMGDVSLSAPGSTLAPGLRQMLALSRTQVSQHQILLLDETTASTTEEHFKDVEDLVERERAEGVSIVFVSHRMPEVFALADRIAVLRNGKLVDVVRTEETTPDDVMTMMIGEAVSALEAPAPIDGTGLTPVLSVSDLAAGSTRGVSFEVFPGEIVGIYGLVGSGRSSVGRSITGQQERLGGDVSVHGKAVSFKDPRAALRGKVAYLTEDRRREGFVHDFTNGENMTLSTLDHFSTFGVINVRNEQRRTRELTVEYQVKGGPQALTSTLSGGNQQKVCIAKWLEADPDLVVLDEPTKGIDVGARLNIYQIARGLAESGKGLVVITSEAEEALMLCNRILIMRDGRLVNEFFPAESTTDDLIRSALGGENE, from the coding sequence AGGCGTATCCGGGTGTTCAAGCTCTCGACGGCGTGAGCCTCGAAGGCTACCCTGGTGAAGTACTCGCGATTTGCGGGGCGAACGGTGCTGGCAAATCCACCCTGGCGAAGCTCCTCGCCGGACAAGAAGTGCCAACCGACGGTTCGATTACCATTCGCGATTACGCCGGACAGGTTCGGAGCCCTGCGGATGCCGAAGAAGCCGGCATCCTTCTCATGCACCAAGAGCCGCTCATCATCGACGAATTTACCGTCGAAGAAAACGTCTGGCTGCGCGAACTGAGCTCGGCAAACCGCACAAAGCCGTGGAACCTGAGCAAGGGCGGCAGGGCAGAAAAGACCAGAGAGGCGCTCACCATCGTTGGGATGGGCGACGTCTCGCTTTCAGCCCCCGGCTCAACACTCGCTCCAGGCCTTCGCCAGATGCTTGCGCTCAGCCGCACACAGGTCTCGCAGCACCAGATCCTCCTGTTGGACGAAACAACAGCCTCCACTACCGAAGAGCACTTCAAGGATGTCGAAGACCTCGTTGAGCGTGAGCGGGCCGAAGGCGTATCTATCGTCTTTGTCTCGCACCGCATGCCTGAGGTGTTTGCGCTTGCCGACCGCATCGCCGTGCTGCGCAACGGCAAACTTGTGGATGTTGTGCGCACCGAAGAAACGACCCCTGACGACGTCATGACCATGATGATCGGCGAGGCAGTGAGTGCGCTTGAAGCGCCTGCGCCGATTGATGGTACCGGGCTTACACCGGTGCTCTCGGTTTCGGATCTCGCCGCTGGCAGCACGCGAGGGGTGAGCTTTGAGGTGTTCCCCGGCGAAATCGTTGGAATCTACGGGCTCGTTGGTAGCGGACGCAGTTCAGTCGGACGCTCGATTACTGGTCAGCAAGAACGGCTTGGCGGAGACGTCAGCGTCCACGGGAAAGCCGTCTCCTTTAAAGACCCGAGGGCTGCGCTGCGCGGCAAGGTTGCCTACCTCACCGAGGACCGCCGCAGGGAAGGGTTTGTGCACGACTTCACCAACGGCGAGAACATGACGCTCAGCACGCTTGATCACTTCTCGACGTTTGGTGTCATTAACGTACGCAACGAACAGCGCCGCACCCGTGAGCTCACGGTCGAGTATCAGGTCAAGGGTGGTCCGCAAGCCCTGACATCAACACTTTCCGGCGGAAACCAGCAAAAGGTGTGCATCGCCAAATGGCTTGAGGCAGACCCAGACCTGGTTGTCCTTGACGAACCAACAAAGGGCATCGACGTTGGTGCCCGACTCAACATTTATCAGATCGCGCGCGGACTCGCTGAGAGCGGGAAAGGCCTCGTGGTGATTACCAGCGAAGCAGAAGAAGCGCTCATGCTGTGCAACCGCATCCTCATCATGCGCGACGGGCGACTCGTGAACGAGTTCTTCCCCGCCGAAAGCACCACAGACGATCTGATCCGTTCTGCCCTTGGAGGAGAAAACGAATGA